The Pedobacter frigiditerrae genomic sequence ACTTTTCCAAAATTAATGGTGTTAAAAAAGCTTTTGGGCAAATCTGAATCGATGGTGTTTTTATCAAGATCTGTTTTATCTATTACAAATTCTCTTTCATCTGGTAATCGCTCTAAATATTGATTACGAACCTTTGCATAAACATCGTTTGTTTTATTTTCAGATAGTCTAATTTCTGCAGTGATGTTAACTCTTGCTTCTAGCCTTTTATAGAAATCTTCGAAAGCAAATTCGTTAGAAAAATACCAAACAAAGCCACTTAATAACGAAATTATTATGGCCGATAGGATAGCAAAAAGCAGTGTAATTTTCTTAGCAATACTCATTATGCATCTTTTAGAACATAACCAAGCCCAATAGCGGTATGAATTAATTTTTGAGAACCAGTTTTGTCAACTTTTTTGCGGAGATAATTTACATAAACATCAACTACGTTAGTGCCAAGGTTAAAATCTATGTCCCAAACATTTTCTAAAATATCTATACGAGATAAGATTTTAGATTTATTCTTCGCCATAAATTCTAATAGTCTATACTCTGTTGCCGTTAATGTTAATTCTGTATTTGCTCTTTTTACAGTTTTAGCAGATAGGTTGATTTGCAGATCTGAAATATTTATGATTTGGTCGTTAGCGATAGCTCCATTGTATCGCCTTAACAACATTCTGATACGGGCAAAAAGCTCAGCGAATTTAAAAGGTTTGATGAGGTAATCATCAGCACCATTATCTAAACCATTAACCACGTTTTCGGTTGTGCCTAGTGCAGTAAGCATAATTATTGGCGTAGTAGGTTTTTCTTTTTTAATGATTTTACAAAGTTCTAAACCATTAATGCCAGGTAGCATGATATCTAAAATAATCAAGTCGAAATGATTTGATATTGCCATTTTTTCGCCAATCAAACCATCTGGAGCAACACTCACATTAAACCCTTCTTCGGTTAAACCACGAGTAATTACAGAAACAACATTAGGTTCATCTTCTACTAACAATAAATTCATCGTCGCAAATATTCAAAAAAATGGTAAAAATTAAAATGATATACGTTATTTCATAAAATATAGATCGTTTTTTAACACAAATAGGACATTTTAGTTTTAATAATTGCAAAAAGTCAATAAAAAAGCCTTGCTAATTTCTTAACAAGGCCTAGAATTAATTAAAATTCTTAATTATTTTCCTGTTTCAGATTTTTCTTTCAAGAATTTTAAGCCATCTTCAAAGTCTTTTCCAATCATTTTATCCATACTCATAAAAACACCCATCCATTTACCCATTAAATTATTTTCTCCGCTCATTGTCCAAGTAACTTTATTGCCAGTACCTTCTGGAACAATATCAAAACGGGTATCTGCTAAACTCTCAAAAGGTTTAATGAATTTCAGTTCAATGTCAACCATTTTATAAGGTTCAACACTTTTGGTTTTCATGTAACCTTGCCCAGTTTCTTTTCCTTCCCATTCGTATAAATGCTCTGGTTGCGCAACTGGACCACTAATTTTGGTTGTGGCGGTTGGTTCCATTTTAGACCAGGGATTCCATTTTAAAAATTCATTGTAATCCGCAATGTTTTTATAAATCACACTGTCTGGCGCATTTATTACTGCACTACGACTTACAGTGTAGGTTTTAGGCAAGAACATTCCGCCAACTAAAATAATTACTGCCAACACGACAATAATAATTCCTAATACTTTTAAAAATTTCATGATTAATTTGTTTTGGTTTAACTAAAGATAATCATAAACAAATAAAGAATACAAGTATTATTTAACTCGTGATGGAGGGCCTTTTAAATTTAAATCTTGTAACTCTTCCCTAATATTATTCATGAAAGTTTTTCCGGGGTCTATTTTACCTGAGTGATAATATGGATCGGTTTCTCTCCAAAGCGAAGTGTTTTTAAATAAAGTATGTTCGTAATGTCCAATTAAGTATTGGATTTTATACTTAGCAGCTAGATAACGAACCAATTTTTCATTAGCAAAAAGCTGAGCTTTTGTTAAAGGGTAATTATCGCTCCCCACGTTTTCAATTCCAATGGCGCAGTAATTTAGGCCAATAACGTGGCGAGCAAAAGTTGTATCAGGCAATAACTGATAAATTGAACCATCTCTATCTACCAAATAATGTGAAGATACATTTAGGCTACTTGCGTTGGCAATGGCTTTACGTGAACTTGGTAGGATAGATTTGTTAAAAGCATTATAAGTTCCCATCATCGTTTTAGAAGCGGTCCAATGCAAAACAATCATGGAAGGTATAATTGTTGGTGTTTTTTGAACCAAATTGTGCCTTCTCTTTAAATAATCTAAAGATAACTGAGTTCGAGTTGCATCAAATATGATCGGTTTTTCTATAATTTTAATCTGCTGTGCAGTTGAATTTATCGAAGCGGAAATTAAGATTAGGAAGAGAAACTTTTTGTAGATGGTCATTTAGAGTGCTATGTTTAGCGATTCAACAATTTAGCAATTGTGCAATTTAACAATAGGAATTACTTATACAATCTTAATAGTTTTTTCTGGTAGTCGATTTTAGCATTAAACTTCATCAAGATATCTCCGCCAATTATTCCTGCAATTGATGGATGTCCCATTTGTATATAGGTATCGCTTACGCCTTGCAAATCTAATGCTACGGCATCATATTGTTTTAAGATTAATCCACCTATTTTAAGTTTTGGAATTACACCCTGTAAAGTTGTTGATGTGCTGAAAATTGTGGCGGCTTGGGTTTCTTGGCTTTCCAAAAGTTCTTGGATGTGATGCTCCATAAAACCCTTATCAAAAACAGAGCGAGATGCGCCAGTATCTAATACAGCGAACAAGGTTTCTCCAAAAACAACAATTTCCACCAAAAGGTGGAAACCGTCGTCTTGTAAATTAATTAAGGTTAAGGGAACAGTGATTGTCCTCATTTATTTTATAGAATTGTCATTCTGACGAAGGAAGAATCTCAAAAGTAAAATAACTTAGAGATGCTCCGCAGGCTCAGCATGACAAATTATGGATTTAAACTAATTTCATTTCTGCCAAAACGCTATTCATGTTGCGCACTGCATCAGCACTTTTGTTAAACGAAGCTTGTTCTTCTTCGTTTAATTTATAGTCGATGATTTTTTCCCAACCGTTTTTTCCAACGATTACAGGAACACCTAAACAAATATCACTTTGTCCGTATTCGCCTTCTAGCGCCACGCAACAAGTAAATAATTTCTTTTCATCACGAACAATTGCTTCAACTAAAGCAGCACCTGCAGCACCTGGCGCATACCAAGCAGAAGTGCCTAATAAGCCAGTTAATGTAGCACCGCCAACCATTGTATCTGCAGCAACTTTTGCTAAAGTAGCCTCATCCAATAATTCGCTAACAGGTAAACTTTGGTAAGTTGCATAACGAGTTAAAGGAATCATCGTAGTATCACCATGACCGCCAATTACAAATCCTTGTAAGTCGTTAGAGTTACAGTTTAACGCTACACTTAAATAATATTTAAAACGAGCACTATCTAAAGTTCCGCCCATTCCAATAATTCTGTTTTTAGGTAAGCCTAAAGATTTCAATGCCAAATAAGTCATTGTATCCATCGGATTGCTAATCACGATAATGATTGCATCTGGAGAATATTTTAAGATATTTTCTGCTACACCTTTTACAATTCCAGCATTAATTCCAATTAACTCTTCACGAGTCATCCCTGGTTTACGAGGTAAGCCTGAAGTGATTACCGCTACGGTAGAACCTGCAGTTTGACTATAGTCATTCGTAACTCCTTTGATTTTAGTGTCGAAACCTAGCAACGTAGCAGTTTGCATCATATCAATCGCTTTACCTTCGGCAAAACCTTCTTTAATATCAAGCAATACTAATTCTTCTGCTAATTCTTTTCTGGCGATGTTATCTGCGCAAGTTGCTCCTACGGCTCCTGCACCTACTACCGTTATTTTCATTTGGTTATATTTTGGAATTTGGTTGAAAACTGTTTTTCGATGCCCAAGATATAGAATTGCATTAGTTTACCCAAATGCTTTATGAAATTTAATAAGCTTATGATAAATAATTTACATAAAGTGAATTAAGACATTTTTTTGTTAGAAGCGCAATTGCAATGCAATAATTATTGTCAGTCCCACTTTCGTTCCAATCTTTTTTGTAATACTCGCTTTGCTCGTCAAAAAAGTATTTCCACATCAATCGGGGCTAGAAACAAAAGCTTGTGCACAAAACCATTCATTAAGCCTAATAAAACAACTCATTAAAACCTTTTCCCTCTAAATTGGTTAAAATATAAATCGTCATCAATATGGAAAATCAACCTGTAAATATTATAGACCATAAAGCTTTCGCTGGCAAATGGTATTCTCTTTATTCTATTCCAACATTATTGGATAAAAACTGGAAACAAACTACCGAAACTTATACGTTGGTTGATGATGACCACTATGATGTTTTAACTACCTATCACAAGGAAGGTAAAGCAGAACAAAAAACAATTACTTCAAAATTATTCTTCGATGAACATAAGCCAGATGGCGATATGAAAGCACAGTTTTTATGGCCTTTTAAAATTGGTTATTGGGTTATAGAATTAGCAGATGATTATAGTTATGTGGTTGTTGGTCACCCAGAAGAAAAGTACTTATTTATCATGGCTCGTGAACCAAAAATAGAACCTGAACTTTTAAGAGATATTATTGAAAGATGCAGGAAGATTGGTTATGATACGGGGAGTTTGGTTAGTCAAGAACATTAGTTCAGTTAACAGTTGGGAGTTCTCGGTTTGGCAGGCAAAATCATTTCTCCGCTACACTTTTCCATTCGTGTTCAATTTTTGTCATTAATAGTGCATTGTCAAATTTTACTGCTCCTTTTGGGAAAATATCTTCGTTTTCAAAGAAAGTAGATTGCACATTACTAACAGTTAATGGTCTTATTTTCCAGCTGTATGCATTTAGCTTTAAGCCATCAAATTTTTTACCATTGGGTGAATAACCAATAGAACCTTTTTCAAAAAAGTCAGAAACATTTTCTAATGTTTCAAAAATAGAATTGCTATCGAAATGACTAGTTTCCACAGCATCTATATTGATTTTGGTATTGTCTGAACTTATAAAATCGATGTGATAATTGTTGTGTTCTTCAACGACATTAAATTTCGCTAAGTAATGTTTACCAGGAAAAAATTTTCCGCCAATTACGCTGTTAAGCCTTAATGATGTATCTCTTCTTGGTATAAATACACCTTCTTTAACTTCATCACCTTCATCCCACTCAACCGCAATTCTGTGTGCGCCATTTTCTGATGAAACACCTATGAAATTCGGTAATCCTTTGGGTTTTATATCTTTTAATCGAATAAGGCAGATACCCACAATTGCTTTGCCTTTATAAATTTTTGGCCTAAAAGGTGCTGGGATAATCTTTGTAATGATATCAGGGTCTACAGTATAATTTATTAGTATTCTTCTATCAATAAAGCCGTGTATCGTAGGGATTTTCATAAAATGATATTGCTCAACACAAATATCGACTTAATTTGGTGGCTACTCTAAATAGTTGCAGAAATTATTTTCTCTAAACCTGATTGAAGGGGAAAGCTCCCGATTTTTCATCGGGACTTGTACCAAAAAGCAGGGCTAATCTTTCCTAAAAGCTACTGTATTTGCTTTTCAAACTCTTCAACAATTAAGCAATCTAACAATTTAACAATCTAATGTTTTTCCTTATCCACACATCTTCTCTTCTACCTTTTACCTCTTCCATTTTTTGTTGGATTGTTGATAATTTACTGACACAACCACCCTCAAAAAACTCTATTTTTGAACTCCACGATAATTCCCACTATGTACCTGATTTTTGATACCGAGACTACTGGTTTGCCACGTAATTTTAATGCGCCCATTACCGATACGGATAATTGGCCACGTTGCATTCAAATAGCTTGGCAGTTACATGATGAAATGGGTAATTTGGTAGAGCATCAAGATTATTTAGTTAAGCCAGAAGGTTTTAACATTCCTTATGATGCAGAGCGAATCCACGGAATTTCTACAGAACTAGCGCAAGAGCAAGGAATTGAACTCGCGGAAGTTTTAGAGAAATTTGATATTGCCTTAAGTAAATCGAAATTTGTTGTTGGTCAGAATGTAGGCTTCGATGTGAACATCATGGGCTGTGAGTTTCATCGTTTAGGCGTTGAAAGTCCGATGGCAAGTATGCCAGTTTTAGATACTTGTACAGAAGTTACAGCCGACTTATTAAAGATTCCTGGTGGTAGAGGTGGTCGTTTTAAATTGCCAACTTTAACGGAGCTGCATCAATACCTTTTTGGCGTTCCATTTTCTGAAGCGCACAACGCAACTGCCGATGTGGAAGCTACAACTCGTTGCTTTTTAGAGTTGATTAAAAAAGAAGTTTTCAAGAAAGAGGAGCTATTAGTTGACACTGATTATTTCTTACGTTTTAAAGAAGTTAATGCTAATCCAATCAGTTCGATTGGTTTACAGCACATCAACCTAAAAGCTGCATCGGATGAGATTAGAAAACGTTCGCAAGGTGCAGAAACTGGTGGAATATCTAAACAAACATTAGCAGATAATAAAGAAGAACTAGCGAATGCAAATTTTGTGCATTTGCATAACCATACCCAATTTTCTGTTTTACAATCTACCATCAGCGTACCAGATTTGGTAAAAGCTGCGGCAGCTCAAAAAATGCCAGCAGTAGCACTTACCGACCACGCAAATATGATGGGCGCCTTCCACTTTGTGAGTAATGTGAGCAAGCATAACAAAGAAGCCAAAGCTAAAAATGCTGAAGCTTTAGAAAAAGGCGAAGAGCCTGTCATGCAAGTGGTAAAGCCAATTATTGGTGTGGAATTTTTCGTTTGTGATGACCACCTAGATAAAAAACGCAAGGATGATGGTTACCAGGTTGTATTGTTAGCCAAAAATAAAACTGGTTACCATAATTTGGCAAAAATGTCATCTATCGCTTACACCAAAGGCTTTTATTATGTGCCTAGGATAGATAGAAAAGTAATAGAGCAGTATAAAAGCGATATCATTGTACTTTCTGGGAACTTATACGGAGAGGTGGCCAGCAAGTTGTTAAACTTAGGTGAAAAACAAGCAGAAGAAGCTTTACTTTATTGGAAGGAACAATTTGGCGATGATTTTTATGTAGAAATCATGCGTCACGGTCAGGAAAATGAAGACCGTGTAAACACTGATTTAATTGCGATGGCTAACAAGCACGAGGTTAAATTAGTGGCAACCAACAATACTTATTACATCAATAAAAAAGATGCTAATGCACATGATATTTTGCTGTGTGTAAAGGATGCGGAGAAACAAGCTACTCCTATAGGTAGGGGAAGAGGTTATCGATATGGTTTGCCAAACCAAGAGTATTATTTCAAATCTGCCGAAGAAATGAAAAAGCTCTTTACCGATGTGCCACAGGCGATTTTAAGCACCCAAGAAATTGCAGATAAGGTAGAGGCTTATGAATTGGCTCGTGAAGTACTCTTGCCTAAATTTGGTATTCCAGAAGAGTTTTTAGTTGAAGAAGATAATGCTGATGGCGGAAAACGAGGTGAGAATAAATTTTTAAGACACCTTACTTATGAAGGTGCTAAAAAAAGATATGGTGAGCTAACTGAAGTTATCATTGAGCGTTTAGATTTTGAGTTGGCAACAATTGAGAAAACTGGTTACCCTGGTTATTTCTTAATTGTACAAGACTTTATTGCCGAAGCTCGTAGACGAGATGTTTCCGTTGGCCCTGGTCGTGGTTCGGCAGCTGGTTCTGTAGTTGCCTATTGTTTGTGGATTACCAACATAGACCCTTTAAAATACGATTTGCTATTTGAGCGTTTCCTTAACCCAGACCGTGTTTCCATGCCCGATATTGATATTGACTTTGACGATGAAGGTCGTGGTCGTGTAATGGAATATGTAATCGATAAGTATGGTTCTAGCCAAGTGGCGCAAATCATCACTTATGGTACAATGGCAGCAAAGTCATCCATCCGTGATACGGCAAGGGTTTTAGATTTACCACTTTTTGAAGCAGATAAAATCGCAAAGCTGATTCCTAACATGAAGTTAGCTAAGATATTTAACTTGGATGAAAAAGCTTTAAAAGCAGCCTTGCGACCAGATGAATATGAAAAGATAATTGAGTTAAAGGCATTGGCGGCAGCCAAAAATTTAAGTGCAGAAACCATTGAGCAGGCTATTATTTTAGAAGGTTCATTAAGAAATACAGGTATCCACGCTTGTGGAGTTATCATTACACCGGATGACATTACCAATTTCGTTCCAGTAGCTACTGCAAAAGATTCAGATTTATATGTTACCCAATTTGACAACTCGGTTGTAGAAAGCGCTGGTTTGTTAAAGATGGACTTCTTGGGGTTAAAAACCTTAACCCTTATAAAAGACACGGTTAAACTCGTTAAAAAAAGACACGATATCGATCTAGACCCGGATGCTTTTCCGATAGACGATGTAAAAACTTACGAGCTCTTTCAGCGTGGTGAAACAGTCGGCATTTTCCAGTACGAGAGTGCTGGTATGCAGAAATACATGAAGGAGCTAAAACCAACTGTTTTTGGAGATTTAATTGCGATGAACGCTTTATACCGTCCAGGGCCGATTGCCTATATCCCAAGTTTCGTTAAACGTAAAAACGGTGAGGAAGAAATTAAATACGATTTAGAAGCTTGCGAAGAGCTGTTGAAAGAAACTTACGGAATTACAGTTTACCAAGAGCAGGTAATGCTTTTGTCGCAAAAATTGGCAGATTTTACTAAAGGTGAAGCCGATGTTTTGCGTAAGGCAATGGGTAAAAAACAACGTGACGTGTTGGATAAAATGAAGCCCAAATTTATTTCACAAGCGGCAGCAAAAGGTCATGATGCACAAGTTTTAGAGAAGATTTGGAAAGATTGGGAAGCTTTCGCAGAATATGCTTTCAATAAATCTCACTCTACTTGTTACGCTTGGATTGCCTATCAAACTGCTTACTTAAAGGCAAATTATCCAGCAGAATATATGGCTGCTGTACTTTCCAATAACATGAGCGATATTAAGCAAGTGGCCTTTTTTATGGAAGAATGTAGGCAAATGGGTGTTACTGTTTTAGGTCCGGATGTAAACGAATCTGATTTGAAATTCTCTGTAAATGCCAAAGGCGAGGTTCGCTTCGGTATGTCGGCAGTAAAAGGTGTGGGAGAAAAAGCGGTAGAAAGTATCATTGAAGAAAGAGTAGAAAATGGTCCATATACCACTGTTTTCGAATTTGCAAAACGTTCAAACACACGTATCGTTAATAAAAAGGCTTACGAGAGTTTTGTTTACAGCGGTGCTTTTGATGCATTTGGATTTCATAGAGCTCAATATTTTTACATCGGTGCCAACGATAAAATGAACGGAATTGAAAAGCTAATTAAATATGCCAACGATTTTCAGAATAACCAGAATTCATCGCAATCATCATTATTTGGTGGGTCAAAAGCAGATTTAATTTTAGAACCAACTTTTCCTGTGTCTCCAGAATGGGGATTGATAGACCGTTTGAAATACGAAAAAGATGCCATTGGAATTTTCTTATCAGGACATCCGTTAGATGATTATCGTTTTGAATTGAATCACTATTGTCAGCATTCGGTTAAACATTTGTCTATCGTTAATAAGATAAGGAGCGGCGATACCAACGAAGAGATTTTAGCAGAATTTGAAAGTCTAAAAAATAGGGATTTAGTTGTTGGCGGATTGGTTGTTTTGGCTACTCAACGAATTACAAAAACAGGTAAACCATTCGGGATTTTCGTTTTTGAAGATTACGATGATAGTTGTGAGATTGCTTTGTTTGGGGATGATTTCTTGAAGTTTAAGCAGTTTTTAACGGAAGGTTATTTCTTGCAGATTAGAGGCAGGGTAGGAGAACGTTTCAGGAAAGAAGGAGATTGGGAATTTAAGGTTACTTCGATAGACTTATTGGCAGAATTAAGAGATAAACTGACGAAATGTATCACGATTCAAGTACCAATTGACGCTATCAATGATGAGCTAATGGCTAAGATTGATATCCTTTTAGAGGAAAACAAGGAGAATAGCGAACAACATAATTGTAAGCTTAATTTCGAAGTTTATGATAGAGAACAAAACTTAAAGCTAGAACTGCCCTCTAAGTCGTTAAAAATAAATCCAAACAATCAATTTTTAGAACAATTAACAAAGTTGAATGTTGTGAATTATAAGCTGAATTAGTTCATTGCCGTCATTTCGAAATGAGCCCTTCGCGATTGAGAAATCTGTTGTTAGACACTTGACGTTAGGTTTTGCCGAATAGATATCTCCTCGCTGCGCTGCGGTCGATATGACGAATCACTAATAAGTTGTAAAATTGTCAAATTGACAGCAAGCCATTGATGGCATTACAATTGATAATATATTTGTATATAAATTAAAATAAAAAGTTATGGCTTTAGAAATAACAGATGCAAACTTCGAGGAGCTTGTATTAAAATCAGATAAACCAGTATTGGTAGATTTTTGGGCAGAATGGTGTGGTCCATGTCGCATGGTAGGTCCTATTGTTGATGAGATTGGAAAAGAATACGAAGGAAAAGCATTAGTAGGAAAAGTAAACGTTGACAACAATCCACAAATTTCAACTCAATTTGGTATCCGCAATATTCCAGCATTATTGTTCTTTAAAAATGGCGAAGTTGTAGA encodes the following:
- a CDS encoding response regulator transcription factor — its product is MNLLLVEDEPNVVSVITRGLTEEGFNVSVAPDGLIGEKMAISNHFDLIILDIMLPGINGLELCKIIKKEKPTTPIIMLTALGTTENVVNGLDNGADDYLIKPFKFAELFARIRMLLRRYNGAIANDQIINISDLQINLSAKTVKRANTELTLTATEYRLLEFMAKNKSKILSRIDILENVWDIDFNLGTNVVDVYVNYLRKKVDKTGSQKLIHTAIGLGYVLKDA
- a CDS encoding SRPBCC family protein encodes the protein MKFLKVLGIIIVVLAVIILVGGMFLPKTYTVSRSAVINAPDSVIYKNIADYNEFLKWNPWSKMEPTATTKISGPVAQPEHLYEWEGKETGQGYMKTKSVEPYKMVDIELKFIKPFESLADTRFDIVPEGTGNKVTWTMSGENNLMGKWMGVFMSMDKMIGKDFEDGLKFLKEKSETGK
- a CDS encoding peptidoglycan recognition family protein, coding for MTIYKKFLFLILISASINSTAQQIKIIEKPIIFDATRTQLSLDYLKRRHNLVQKTPTIIPSMIVLHWTASKTMMGTYNAFNKSILPSSRKAIANASSLNVSSHYLVDRDGSIYQLLPDTTFARHVIGLNYCAIGIENVGSDNYPLTKAQLFANEKLVRYLAAKYKIQYLIGHYEHTLFKNTSLWRETDPYYHSGKIDPGKTFMNNIREELQDLNLKGPPSRVK
- a CDS encoding aspartyl protease family protein produces the protein MRTITVPLTLINLQDDGFHLLVEIVVFGETLFAVLDTGASRSVFDKGFMEHHIQELLESQETQAATIFSTSTTLQGVIPKLKIGGLILKQYDAVALDLQGVSDTYIQMGHPSIAGIIGGDILMKFNAKIDYQKKLLRLYK
- the mdh gene encoding malate dehydrogenase, which encodes MKITVVGAGAVGATCADNIARKELAEELVLLDIKEGFAEGKAIDMMQTATLLGFDTKIKGVTNDYSQTAGSTVAVITSGLPRKPGMTREELIGINAGIVKGVAENILKYSPDAIIIVISNPMDTMTYLALKSLGLPKNRIIGMGGTLDSARFKYYLSVALNCNSNDLQGFVIGGHGDTTMIPLTRYATYQSLPVSELLDEATLAKVAADTMVGGATLTGLLGTSAWYAPGAAGAALVEAIVRDEKKLFTCCVALEGEYGQSDICLGVPVIVGKNGWEKIIDYKLNEEEQASFNKSADAVRNMNSVLAEMKLV
- a CDS encoding lipocalin family protein, coding for MENQPVNIIDHKAFAGKWYSLYSIPTLLDKNWKQTTETYTLVDDDHYDVLTTYHKEGKAEQKTITSKLFFDEHKPDGDMKAQFLWPFKIGYWVIELADDYSYVVVGHPEEKYLFIMAREPKIEPELLRDIIERCRKIGYDTGSLVSQEH
- a CDS encoding DUF2071 domain-containing protein; this encodes MKIPTIHGFIDRRILINYTVDPDIITKIIPAPFRPKIYKGKAIVGICLIRLKDIKPKGLPNFIGVSSENGAHRIAVEWDEGDEVKEGVFIPRRDTSLRLNSVIGGKFFPGKHYLAKFNVVEEHNNYHIDFISSDNTKINIDAVETSHFDSNSIFETLENVSDFFEKGSIGYSPNGKKFDGLKLNAYSWKIRPLTVSNVQSTFFENEDIFPKGAVKFDNALLMTKIEHEWKSVAEK
- the dnaE gene encoding DNA polymerase III subunit alpha, whose protein sequence is MYLIFDTETTGLPRNFNAPITDTDNWPRCIQIAWQLHDEMGNLVEHQDYLVKPEGFNIPYDAERIHGISTELAQEQGIELAEVLEKFDIALSKSKFVVGQNVGFDVNIMGCEFHRLGVESPMASMPVLDTCTEVTADLLKIPGGRGGRFKLPTLTELHQYLFGVPFSEAHNATADVEATTRCFLELIKKEVFKKEELLVDTDYFLRFKEVNANPISSIGLQHINLKAASDEIRKRSQGAETGGISKQTLADNKEELANANFVHLHNHTQFSVLQSTISVPDLVKAAAAQKMPAVALTDHANMMGAFHFVSNVSKHNKEAKAKNAEALEKGEEPVMQVVKPIIGVEFFVCDDHLDKKRKDDGYQVVLLAKNKTGYHNLAKMSSIAYTKGFYYVPRIDRKVIEQYKSDIIVLSGNLYGEVASKLLNLGEKQAEEALLYWKEQFGDDFYVEIMRHGQENEDRVNTDLIAMANKHEVKLVATNNTYYINKKDANAHDILLCVKDAEKQATPIGRGRGYRYGLPNQEYYFKSAEEMKKLFTDVPQAILSTQEIADKVEAYELAREVLLPKFGIPEEFLVEEDNADGGKRGENKFLRHLTYEGAKKRYGELTEVIIERLDFELATIEKTGYPGYFLIVQDFIAEARRRDVSVGPGRGSAAGSVVAYCLWITNIDPLKYDLLFERFLNPDRVSMPDIDIDFDDEGRGRVMEYVIDKYGSSQVAQIITYGTMAAKSSIRDTARVLDLPLFEADKIAKLIPNMKLAKIFNLDEKALKAALRPDEYEKIIELKALAAAKNLSAETIEQAIILEGSLRNTGIHACGVIITPDDITNFVPVATAKDSDLYVTQFDNSVVESAGLLKMDFLGLKTLTLIKDTVKLVKKRHDIDLDPDAFPIDDVKTYELFQRGETVGIFQYESAGMQKYMKELKPTVFGDLIAMNALYRPGPIAYIPSFVKRKNGEEEIKYDLEACEELLKETYGITVYQEQVMLLSQKLADFTKGEADVLRKAMGKKQRDVLDKMKPKFISQAAAKGHDAQVLEKIWKDWEAFAEYAFNKSHSTCYAWIAYQTAYLKANYPAEYMAAVLSNNMSDIKQVAFFMEECRQMGVTVLGPDVNESDLKFSVNAKGEVRFGMSAVKGVGEKAVESIIEERVENGPYTTVFEFAKRSNTRIVNKKAYESFVYSGAFDAFGFHRAQYFYIGANDKMNGIEKLIKYANDFQNNQNSSQSSLFGGSKADLILEPTFPVSPEWGLIDRLKYEKDAIGIFLSGHPLDDYRFELNHYCQHSVKHLSIVNKIRSGDTNEEILAEFESLKNRDLVVGGLVVLATQRITKTGKPFGIFVFEDYDDSCEIALFGDDFLKFKQFLTEGYFLQIRGRVGERFRKEGDWEFKVTSIDLLAELRDKLTKCITIQVPIDAINDELMAKIDILLEENKENSEQHNCKLNFEVYDREQNLKLELPSKSLKINPNNQFLEQLTKLNVVNYKLN
- the trxA gene encoding thioredoxin, coding for MALEITDANFEELVLKSDKPVLVDFWAEWCGPCRMVGPIVDEIGKEYEGKALVGKVNVDNNPQISTQFGIRNIPALLFFKNGEVVDKQVGAVPKSVLAGKLDKQL